A DNA window from Brassica napus cultivar Da-Ae chromosome C1, Da-Ae, whole genome shotgun sequence contains the following coding sequences:
- the LOC125580361 gene encoding uncharacterized protein At1g43920, Chloroplastic-like: MGEIINPVRDSSSILFDFVLKNLDSHLSFFEYRMMSSGCEDSSVNTMGIRGIPEQCGCGRRTGIYTSKTKVNPGRTFFRCPTFQNDHLYKWVDEAVYEEVQDALPKVECFASDVMKIKMEIESMKTVEEDLKEDVRKASNELKKLNVIMKVGFSVVCLGVVICLVLIMFDKADGLSMNSY, encoded by the exons ATGGGCGAAATCATAAATCCAGTTCGCGATTCAAGCTCGATTCTCTTCGATTTCGTCCTTAAGAATCTCGATTCTCATCTCTCCTTCTTCGAGTATCGCATGATGAGTTCGGGTTGTGAGGATTCGTCTGTGAATACAATGGGAATTCGTGGTATCCCGGAGCAATGCGGCTGTGGTCGAAGAACTGGGATATACACATCAAAAACGAAGGTCAATCCAGGAAGAACTTTCTTTAGATGCCCAacgtttcaaaat GATCACTTGTATAAATGGGTAGATGAAGCTGTCTACGAAGAGGTTCAAGATGCATTGCCAAAAGTTGAATGCTTTGCATCAGAtgttatgaaaattaaaatggaGATCGAAAGCATGAAAACCGTGGAGGAAGACTTGAAAGAAGATGTCAGGAAGGCGAGCAATGAACTTAAGAAGCTGAATGTGATCATGAAAGTGGGTTTTTCGGTGGTTTGTTTAGGCGTTGTGATATGTCTTGTGTTGATCATGTTTGACAAAGCAGATGGGTTGTCTATGAATAGCTACTAG
- the LOC125580360 gene encoding uncharacterized protein LOC125580360 yields MVKTYVNDHKCERTGFSKILKRSAIASLFAERLRLNPKLTAKEIQAEILREYKMEVLENSCIKAKTKVMKERRKTHEEHFDKIWDYQAEILRSNPGSTMEIETIPGATVGSKQRFYRLYMCFQAQKEAWKKTCRPVIGLDGAFLKWDIKGQLLAAVGRDGDNRIVPIAWAVVEIENDTNWDWFVKRLALDLGLENGNGFVIMSDKQKGLVKAVHTLLPEAEHRQCCRHIYENWRKGGKDLRLQRFFWFIARSYTPGMFNYNMDELKNYDPGAHASLIKTKPETWSRAFFKIGSHCNDNLNNLCESFNKTIREPRKKPLLDMLEEIRRQCMTRNYNRSKMAKDRKTRFTPKTHKELDMVEKKSKECSLRWAIGPETEVEDRDQSYVVNLENETCACRSWQMNGIPCIHAAKVILGVGRKLSEFVAPFYTTSKWRETYSFGIRPVNGMIEWPRTNRLGVIPPPNRNGKPGRPKNHDRKKGTNETVSTTKLSRANRVMTCSNCKEEGHYKNTCRKAFVESPPKKPRGRPRKYQGLHFGESQAQSSEAQTSQNQSSQAQASPWEVPQSSEGQSSQAEASQTASWGRWFF; encoded by the exons ATGGTAAAGACATACGTCAATGACCATAAGTGTGAGAGGACAGGGTTTTCCAAGATACTTAAGAGGTCAGCAATTGCAAGTCTATTTGCTGAGAGGTTAAGGCTGAATCCTAAGCTCACGGCAAAGGAGATACAGGCTGAGATATTGAGGGAGTATAAGATGGAAGTTTTAGAAAACTCATGCATTAAGGCCAAGACGAAGGTGATGAAAGAAAGGAGGAAGACCCATGAGGAGCATTTTGATAAAATCTGGGATTACCAAGCAGAGATATTGAGGAGCAATCCTGGATCAACCATGGAAATTGAGACCATACCAGGAGCCACGGTTGGAAGCAAGCAGCGGTTCTACAGACTCTACATGTGTTTCCAAGCACAAAAGGAAGCATGGAAGAAGACTTGTAGGCCTGTTATTGGCTTAGATGGAGCCTTTTTGAAATGGGACATCAAGGGACAGTTGTTGGCTGCGGTTGGAAGAGATGGAGACAATAGGATTGTCCCTATTGCTTGGGCTGTAGTGGAGATAGAGAATGATACAAACTGGGATTGGTTTGTGAAGCGTTTGGCCTTGGATTTGGGATTGGAAAATGGGAACGGCTTTGTTATAATGTCTGACAAACAAAAG GGATTAGTGAAGGCAGTTCATACCCTCCTTCCAGAAGCTGAGCATAGACAGTGTTGTCGCCATATCTATGAGAACTGGAGGAAAGGTGGAAAAGATCTAAGGTTACAGAGGTTCTTCTGGTTCATTGCAAGGAGCTACACTCCTGGTATGTTCAACTACAACATGGACGAGCTTAAGAACTATGATCCTGGCGCACATGCATCTCTGATAAAGACAAAGCCAGAGACTTGGTCTAGAGCTTTCTTCAAGATAGGCTCCCACTGCAATGATAATCTGAACAACTTGTGTGAGTCCTTCAACAAGACCATCAGGGAGCCTAGGAAGAAACCTCTGCTAGACATGTTAGAGGAGATAAGGCGCCAATGTATGACTAGGAACTACAATAGGTCTAAGATGGCTAAGGACAGGAAGACTAGGTTCACCCCGAAGACACATAAAGAGTTAGACATGGTTGAGAAGAAGTCAAAAGAATGTAGTCTGCGTTGGGCAATTGGGCCAGAGACTGAGGTGGAAGATAGAGACCAGTCATATGTGGTGAATTTGGAGAATGAGACTTGTGCATGTCGAAGCTGGCAAATGAATGGTATTCCATGCATCCATGCTGCTAAGGTCATCCTTGGCGTGGGAAGAAAACTCTCTGAATTTGTTGCTCCTTTCTACACAACCTCTAAGTGGCGTGAAACCTACAGTTTTGGGATCAGACCTGTAAATGGGATGATAGAGTGGCCTCGGACCAATAGATTAGGTGTGATTCCACCACCTAATCGAAATGGCAAGCCTGGTAGGCCTAAAAACCATGATCGAAAGAAGGGAACCAATGAGACAGTGTCTACTACCAAGCTGAGTCGTGCGAACAGGGTAATGACATGCTCTAATTGCAAAGAAGAAGGGCACTACAAGAATACATGTCGGAAGGCTTTTGTTGAGAGCCCACCTAAGAAACCAAGAGGCAGACCAAGGAAATATCAG GGACTACACTTTGGCGAGTCACAAGCTCAATCCTCAGAAGCTCAAACCTCACAAAATCAATCCTCACAAGCTCAAGCATCACCATGGGAAGTTCCTCAATCTTCAGAAGGTCAATCCTCACAAGCTGAAGCATCACAGACAGCATCGTGGGGAAGATGGTTTTTTTAG